Below is a window of Dictyostelium discoideum AX4 chromosome 1 chromosome, whole genome shotgun sequence DNA.
catttttttagttttcctttatttaattatatttagtattacaaaaaaaaaaacaatctaaaaataaaaaaaaaaaaaaaaaataaaaaaaaaaaaataaaaatcttgattttttaaaaaaaaaaaaaaaagaacatagtctaaaataataaaaacaaaaaaggtcaaaatattatttaaatcattccTTTGGataatttagatttttaataaattaattttatttattttattttttttattcatttatttcatttaaaaaaaaaaaaaaaaaaaaaattagattgaggtttcaaaaaaaaaaaaagaatagtattatcatttcatttaaatgaattcttggataatttagatttttaataaataaattttatttgggaggtttttttttttttttttttttttttattttttttttattttttttttttctattcattttcattaatttcatttcattaaaaaaaaaaaaaaaaaaaaaaacgatggaggtttcaaaaaaaagagtagtattatcattatatcgagaattaatttattattcaaaactaattacaaataaagaagaaaaaatatcaaaattaaatttaattaaaagtacatttaaaaagaataaatcaaTACCTGAAACTGAAActgaaaaaattgataaattaatagaaggtaatttatttttattattattattattattattattattaactcaaatattatcatattattaatctaattttttaaaaaaataaaaaaaaaaaaaagatggacaaaagaaattaagttttttaaagattatgACACCAAGAGAATTTGCAAAATCATATAAAACAACAGGTGTATATAGATTTGAAGATGGGAAATGGATTGAAGGTAatgaagaaaagaaatcaaagagACAATATTTGGATCATGGTATTGATATAATGGATCTTAGAAGACACAATCATTTAGTTAAAAGAATGCAATTCTTAGATAGAcgttaaatataataatattaataataataataatataaagttttaaaataaaattaccaaTAATATTCTGtacatataaatttttttttatttttttttatttgtaaattacaattgtttaattttgtttttattttattttttctttgataaaattttatcaatttttgatttaacaGTTTCATTTGCTTTTTCAGagatatcaattaaatttggatttGGACGTTGTTTCTTTGGTGTTGtttcatctttattttttgttggtGGTTTATAAAGTGGTGTACCAATTAATACTGGACTTGAtatgattcttttttttggtgttacattattgttactatttttatcttcttcttcttgttgttgttgtagttgttcttgtactttttttttatcatcttcatttaaGATTTCACCAGTTATATCATCACGTGGTATGATTTTACCATGAAATGGACAAATCTCTTTATCTCTTCTTTGACAAAGGCTACCATTTTTCAAAGGGAAATTACAAGCCATAGAAGGTGTTGTATCAACTTCATCCTCTAATGTATAGGTTACTTGATTaagtttattataattttcaattgaaattgtcGCTTCACTACCTTCACCCAAGAATCTATGTTCTCTATTGATACCAGTATCCAACACAATCTCTTTTTGAccccaaaataataaagttggATCCATTGGTACAATTGGAGCacgttttaataaatcttcaaCTGATTCTTCCTCTGGTAAATCTTCAACACTAACTGGTTTAATATCACGTTTATAATATGGTTTATAAATTATTCCTTCAtctgttgtagttgtagtagtagttgtagttgtagttgtagtagttttgttttcattattttcatcttcaattGATTGTTCACCAGTATACTCTTCCATTTCTATAccttcaaattcatcaatttcttcttcattttcttgattattattttgattatcaatatttttaaatggtaaaaCATCAATATCCTTACTCTTTgctttaatatcattaatattttgttGAAGTGTTATTACATGTCTAAGATGAGAAGAATATTCAGTATCTGATTgtgtattaatattaattttaattaatgttgAATACCAATCATTTACAACCAAGTTTTGATATCTTTCCAACTCTGTCACCAATTCACTTAATTGTTtaactttaatttcatcCAAATTCTCTTTTGTATCTTCTGGATCAATTGATACATCAATTGCATAACTCATACTACCAAAACCACCTTCTTTaacaatatttgaattatcaattctttcctcttcttcttcctcttcctcCTCTTCATTGTTtgtatctttttctttttctttttctttttctatttcCTCTCCTTGTTGCTTTAAACTTTCTTTATAATCTTCATCACTACCAAATAAATCTTCAAAATTTGAAGATGGATCTGGAATCAtctctttaaataaatcttgcatatcatttattatcttttgaattgaatttgtaatttctaaaaattcaactttaaatttttcatattttaattttaataaagctTGAGTTTTTTcctaatataatataatataattagtAATGGTTagatttcaaataatattattttgaatatgtgggaaaaaaaaataaaaataaaaataataattacctttctttcattttcttctCTTGTTCTTATTTGAGCTTGAGCTCTAATTTCAgggaaatttaaatttaaagaattttttaaatagtaataaccaTTTCTTAATAAACTATAATGAGCACCGAATGCTTCATTCCAACGTTCGATATATTCTAATGTTTTAGCTTTTAATTGTAATGCACTATTAGTTGGTGGAGGTAGTACATGTCTATTTATACCCAATGTGTATTCAAAGAATACTGATAATACACCACATAACAATTctctaaaatattttgatctcataaaaatttcatttattatattaattgttgaaattcTGACCTTCggagagagaaaaaaaaaaaaaaaaaaaaaaattaataatttatataatattaataaaataaaatttttaaaaataggtAATATTTACCTGAgaatgtttaatttttaatctaTCAAATAAAAGATCGAATGCACTCTTgacatttgaatttgattgttttaaaattaatttaaattgttgagCATGTTCAGTTGATAATTCAAGTGTACCTGTTGATGTTGctgttttaattaaatcgcTTAATTTCTTTCTTGATTCTAAATCCATGAATTCACCACAaccaaatgattttttattaaaaaaaaaaaaaaaaaacgatttatttatttttttatttttttaattatttattcataataaaatcaatagtaataacacaCTAaagttttatattatattatatatttatttatataaatatagatatagatatttgaatatttaaattagtGTTGGTGGATATGACGACGTGTAAGGTGTTTGTTTTGACTGtgcaaaaatatttaataaatttttttttttttttgattttcattttttttatatttttttttttatttttttttttttaaatttttattttatttttattttttttttttttttaatttcaacaaaatcacaaagtttaaaaatttttttttttttttttttttttttttttttttttttttttttttttatattaatagcTTTATAATCATATatatatgataataaaaaaatggtgGTTTTAGCAGCAGCAATTTGTACAAAAAATGGTAAAGCATTATTATCAAGACAATTTTCAGAAATGACAAAGAGTAGAGTCGAAGGTTTATTAGCAGCATTTCCAAAATTAATTGGATTAGGTAGACAACACACTTTTATCGAAACTGAAAATATCAGATACGTTTATCAACCATTAGAATCATTATATATAGttttaattacaaataaaaattcaaatattttggAAGATCTCGAAACATTACATTTATTAGCAAAATTGGTAtgttgtaaattttttttaatttttttttttttcactttataaataaataattattaataatattaattgtttttttttttttttttaaaaaaataataaataggtGCCagaatattcaaattttgaTGAATATGATATTTCAAAGAATGCATTcgaattaatatttacatttgaCGAAGTCATTGCAATGGGTTATAAAGAAAGAGTAACACTTCAACAAATTAAACATTTCATTTCTATGGAAAGTCATGAAGAAGAAAGATTTAGAATGGAAGAAAaggtaaaatatttaaaattaattttgataattttgtataataaaaaaccctttatatttatatattttatatataatatttgcTTTTTATTAGattaaacaaaaagaagCACAAATTTTAGCATCATCAAAAGCAAAGGAAATTGAAAGAATGAGACATGAAGAAATGTTAAGAGGTAAAAGAAGTGGTGGTTATACTGGTATTAGTGGTGGCGGTGGTATGGGTAGTGGTGGTATGGGTAGTAACCAATATAGAGATAATGATAGAGATAACTATCAtagcaataacaacaataataacaacaataacaataataataacaacaacaataacaacaatagaGACAGAGATAGAGGCGACTCACCAAATACATCAAGACCATCTGCTGCTTCATCAGGTTCACAAGGGGGTATGATATTGGGTGGAAAATCAggaacaaataaaaatagtgcAATCGCTCAAGttttaaaagaagaaaagatCGTTGAAAAAGTTGAAGATGTTGAACAACTTTTAGATTCACAAATTTCACAAATTCCTGAAACTCCAACTGTACCACAAGAGgggtatttatttatttattaatttattaatttatttatttatttttttatttataaactaatatttttatcttttttttttttttttttttttttttttaaaaatatagtGTTCATATTACAGTTGAAGAATCATTCACTAGTTTTGTTGAAAGTGATGGTACTGTTGAAAGTATTGATATTAAAGGTGGTTTATCAGTTCAAATTAATGATCAATCACTTGGTAAAGTTAAAGTTAACCTTAAACAAGGTAAACTTTCAAAACAATTCCAATTTATTgtaagttattattattattattaatataaaatgtgtatatattttattaatttattaatttattaatttattaatttttaaaatagacTCATCCAAATATAGATAAAGCATTATTTGGTGAACAATCAGTATTAAGATTAAGAGATGGTGGTAAAGGATTCCCAAGTGGTGGTATATTAAAATGGAGATGTAAAACCAATCAAGAATCAATGATGCCAATTAGAGTTAACTGTTGGCCATCACCAGGTAGAGATAGTACCACAGTTAATTTAGAGTATGATAGTTTGGTTGGATATGAATTGAAGAGTGTATTCATTGTAATTCCAAATCCAACATCGAATGCACCAATCATCAATCAATTCGATGGTCTTTACGAGTatgataataaacaaaaatgtGTAATTTGGAAGATACCTCTTATCGATGATTCAAATAGACAAGGTTCAATGGAATTCAGTGTTAAAGGTAACACTCAATCTTTCTTCCCTGTCAAAATTCAATTCACTGCTTCTCAAACAATTTGTGATACCACCGTTGGTTCCGTATTTGTTGAAGACTCTAATCAATCAACTAACTTTTCAACTGAAACAACTTTATCAGTTGATActtatgaaattaaataataatttaataataatttaataataatttataataattattaatcatattataatattatcaaaaacaaaaaatatataaaaaaaaaaaaaaaaaaaaaaaaaaaaaaaaaaaaaaattaaataaaagttaTAATGATGTTGTAAAagagatattaaatttaataataataattattattatattaactATATATACAAATAAGAGAcgtactctttttttttattattgtttattttatttatttaaatagtaaaCTGAATCTTCTACTTGGTGTTGCTTTATCAGTCtctttaatattactattgtttgCCGTTgttgtagtggtagtggtagtggtagttgtcgttgttgtagctgttgttgttgttgttgttgttgttaaagAACCAATCGGTGGTGATGAGGGTGTGGGTGGTGATGGTactatattgttattattattattattattagtattactTGGAGGAATTTGTGGAGTTGGTGAAGATgaatgtattattaaatcCATTGGATGATTATATTCATGATTACCAATCGAGTGAAAatgattatataaatttcttGTACTAATTGGTATATATGATGATAATGTTGGTGGATgaatttcaatatcatcattatcatcattatcattattatgaTGATAACTAAATGACAATAATGAACttggtaaatttgaatttatattaaaatcattttgatgatgttgatgttggtgttggtgttgatgttggtgttgatgttgatgttggtgttgattatttaaatcatcaggtgataaagttgataatgataatgattgaaATATATATGGattaaaagtatttttaaattttaaaaattcatcatcaacgtaatttgatttaaataatgattgatCCCTTATGATGTATTCTGCACGTTCAATTAGGTCATTCTCTTGTTGAACTTTTGAATGAGTGTAAATACTTCTCATCCAATCTTCCATCTCTGATTTTGAATCGGCAGAGAATAAATATATTCTATTACttgtattaatttcaaatatattCTCTTTTTCTGTACAATCactttgttttattataCATTGTCTTAGATCAACGAATCCACTATGTTTTTCATTGGCTTGTTtatgataaaataatttactatCTTTTGATAACATACACCATCTTTTTTGCcaacttttattaattttaccttttttatataaattacctgatttaattgttttctaaatatatatatattaaaaataaaaataaaaaaataaaaaaaaatacataaacataaattaattagaattattattattattttatataggtatgtgtaataaaaaaaataaaaattacctCACCTGGATAATGgttcatttttcattatttaattatttttacataaaattgtatatatagagaaaaaaaaaaaaaaaaaaaaaaaagatattttactGTTGGtcttgttatttatttttatttttattttattttttattattttttatttttttttcaaaaaattcaaaaaaaaaaaaaaaaaaaaaaaaaaagtttttcaatgttcaaaaaaaaaaattttaattaaaaaaaaaatattttcataaaataAAGTGTGTTGATTATATAAtaactaaaaatataataatatatgtatattattattaatcattATCTTTTAGATATATCACACCTAATTATATTATtcagaaataataataataacaacacccaataataataataaataattttataaaagatatttttaaaattaaatatatgtaaataatatcttttttttttgtttttttttttttctcaaacaaaaataatttaaaaaccaTCAACAAAATTATGatgaatcaacaacaacaacaacaacaaccaccaacaacatcaccaacgcaacaacaacaattaaccCAATTACAAACacatcaatattttcaaaataaatttaaattattttataaaagagAATTAGATGAAGCTGATCCATTAGAAATTGTAAGTTTAAattcttattattaattaatttattaatttattaatttattaattttttttttaatttattttttagtattGGAGAGAATGttatgataaaattgaattattattattaaatagttCAGAAGCAgagattaataattatttaattgaaaaatcagCATCAGTTGAATCAAGTGGAAATAATgatcaatcaaataaatttcataCAGAAGTTACAATTGGATTTTTATATGCAATTCTTTTAGGATCACCTCAAAACATTGCATTATCGcatcaatattttaaatctttaactTTTTTCACTAAAGATTCATTAGCATTATtttgttcattattaaagaaattaatagcagataaatttcaaaaattaaatgatacaCCAAGACAACAAGTGGTTTGGATCATTAATGAATTGATTGCAACCAATCATCAAGATTGTGAATCTGTAACTTCAATCATTTTAAGACATATTTATGGTGGTAATTTCacttcaaaaaatttatcttTAAGTCATTCAATGTTAAATATGTTTTTAACACATaggtaaattaattaattaaatttaaacctttatataaatatatactaatattaatattttatcttttttttttttttttttttttttttttagacaATGGTTAAATAGTAGACCATTATTAATACCAactatattatataattttttaagattaaTTCAAGATCATATTAGTAGACCGCAAGGTTTACATAATCCAACTCATTTGaaagatgaaattaatttttgtttagatttattaaaaaataaagtaagtttataaattattttatttaaataaatattaatatatatatttataatgttaacttttttttttttttttttttaaaagtttcaaGAATGTTTAGTAATTGGTAGAGATTTAATTAGATTATTACAATATTTAAGTACAAAAACAATAGAGTTTGAACAATTATGGaaagatttaaatagtaAACCAACAACATTTGCGCCTGGATATTATGATATAATTCAATCAATGAAAACACCAACACCTAAACATTTCTTACAATCAAGATTATCACCAGAGATGGAATTACAggtattatatatattaaaagagGTTAAATTTGGTAATCAAAAGAGATATCAACAATGGTTCGTTACAAAGTATTTGGTTACACCAGAATCCGAATCATTAATACCCGATATAATTCGTTATATTTGTTGTGTCTATCATCCACCAAATCATGTACTCTGTAGTGATATTGTCCCAAGATGGGCTATCATCGGTTGGTTATTGAAACATTGTAAATCAGATGCATGGAGAAACTATAGTAAGTTATCCTTGTTTTTAGATTGGCTTTATTTCGAACCAAAGATTGACTCAATTATGAATATTGAACCCGCTATCCTATTAATGGCTGGTAGTGTTAAAAAGTATGCAGATATGACAATTGATTTGGTGGAATTCATTGTTGGTACATTATTAGATAGTTATGATATTCAAAGAAAAGATGCAATTCGTCAAGGTATTCATAATTCCTTTGCTACAGTTTTGGAAAAAGGTGTTGTTCAATCATTAAGTCATGTTTTCCCACCAGATTCTTTAGGTCCttctttatttgaaaaggTTAAACATTATTTCCATCaatttttaacaaattcaccaattcatcaattacatagtcaacaacaacaactacaacaacaacaactacaacaaccacaacaaccacaacaacaacaacaaccaccgcAATATAAACCATAtccacaacaaccaattaataaacaattaccATTACAAATgtcaccacaacaacaatcacaacaacaattacaacaacaacaattacaacaacaattacaacaacaacaacaacaacaacaaccaccacaacaaccaccaccacaacaacaaccacaacaacaaccaccacaacaacaaccacaacaacaaccgcaacaacaacaaccacaactaaATATATCGACAGGTAATTTACCAAATATTCAACAACCAATGGTAaaatcaccaccattatcatcaaatacTTTAGTATCACCtacttcatcatcttctccAACTTCATCAAATTTACCAACCAATAATAGTagagttttaaataaatctggTGTTGATATTCACCatgtttcaaatttatcaccCCAAGTAATTTCGCAAAAACCACAATCTCAACAAACCCCTTCACTTCATTCTTCATCACAATCTGTTTTACAACAAAAATCACCACCGTTAAAAGAAACTAGCTTATTTGAGCAACAACAACCTTCTCAACAACTACCTTCACAAATTGTTAAAAATTCACCCccaaatttatcaatgaccaatgaaaatatttcaaacccaccaccaccacctcatGCTAAAATTAGTTCAGATCATGCTTCACCATTAATAAACTCTTCCAATAGTAATATCACAACTCCAAACCCCGATAGTCAGTCTCAAATACCAATTCCCCCTCCAATATCGCAATCACCATCAACTAAAAACATTGATGTAATTATGTCagaattaaatgatgaaccaccaaaattatcaaaatcatcaccaACTCAATCAAATATTATAGTTCCTCCACCAACTCATAAACCACCACAAACCAcaatatcatcttcatcaccatTGTTACAACCACAAACTCAACCTCAACCCCAAACTCAACCTCAACCCCAAACTCTACAACAATCAACTacaccatcattatcatcaagtAGTACACCAACTATACCAATTTCACCACCATTACTACCAACACAATTAGAGATCGATATTCaaccaccacctccaccaccatcatcacaacctttacaaccaccacctccacccCCACCATctcaaaatataaaagatgAAACTTTAAATAGCTTGATAGAATTAAATAGTAGTATTAAATTGGATGAAGAGATTAAAATGGAAATACCAGATATTCTATTAACAATAGGAAGTAAACCACAATTTCAACCAACAAATATTACTATCACTCTTGGTTCTATACTCTCAAACTTTAATGAAAAGATATCAAAACAACCAAATATAACTCTTCAAAATGAATTAACAGATTCCTTAACACAATATCTATCTCAAGTTTTAAAACCAGAATTACAAATTGATCTttcaacaacaccatcacttttatctttattttgtaatttccAAGTTATTCACCACATTTTCCGTGCAACTTTTTCACCAACTGATAattcaataacaacaacGACGACGacaacagcagcagcaacaacaacaacaacaacaacaccaacaataGTAAAACCAAtgtttaatatattaaaggaactttataaaatttatccttccattggttttaaaattatgatTTGGTCAATTATTACATCACCAGGTGGTTTgaatattacaaataatgGTTGTACTTATATCTATCCAGATATTGAATGTGATAATTCTTTCTCCAAttctgatgataatgaatcaactaataataataataatggggTCGAACaaaaaccacaacaacaacaacaacaacaacaacaacaacaaattaatgaaaatactcataataataataataataataataataataataataataataataataataataatgaaaataatataactaataatagtcaaaatataacaattaaagaagaatcaatatttaaaatagaaaaattacTTGAATCAGTTCAAgattcaaatggtaataGGAATATACttggaaattatttaaattttcatagTAATTTATTAGGTGgtcaaccaccaccaccaccaccaccacaacaaccaaataaaatagtTGAACAAATTATTAGTGATTGTATAGAAGCAAATAATGTTGGAGCATTTAATTACTTGGTACCAATATTGTATAAAAGTTTTTCAAATCTATTGGTTGGTAATTCAGATTTCTTATATTTAGTTTTATCATGCATCAATCCACGTCAACATTTTAGAATTTGTAATAAGATATCGATGGGTGAATTTAGAGTATTTGGTAATGAaatgaaatcattaataaGTCAATCATTCAAATGGGAATCTTTTGAACAGAACTATCTATGGCAAATGTTAATAGCTGAGGATTCAGTTTATAGTGGTATGATTGTAAAGGAATACCCATTCATAATCAGTAAATTAGATCCATACAATAATAGTGAAGTCTTACAAAATCTGACCATAACCCTAAAGGAAACAAAGTTTTATGACTTTAATATTTTCTCTGAAAccttattattaaatgattacTTTTATACTTTTGTTTTCTGTTTATTCTCTTTTtggttaaaaaataatacaactcaaacatttaattatataaatcaaattttcgatttttatttatcaaataataataataacaataataataatagaaaattggttgaaagaattttatatttttataatatatttttgaaGAAATATGGCGAA
It encodes the following:
- a CDS encoding hypothetical protein (Coatomer delta subunit), producing MVVLAAAICTKNGKALLSRQFSEMTKSRVEGLLAAFPKLIGLGRQHTFIETENIRYVYQPLESLYIVLITNKNSNILEDLETLHLLAKLVPEYSNFDEYDISKNAFELIFTFDEVIAMGYKERVTLQQIKHFISMESHEEERFRMEEKIKQKEAQILASSKAKEIERMRHEEMLRGKRSGGYTGISGGGGMGSGGMGSNQYRDNDRDNYHSNNNNNNNNNNNNNNNNNNNRDRDRGDSPNTSRPSAASSGSQGGMILGGKSGTNKNSAIAQVLKEEKIVEKVEDVEQLLDSQISQIPETPTVPQEGVHITVEESFTSFVESDGTVESIDIKGGLSVQINDQSLGKVKVNLKQGKLSKQFQFITHPNIDKALFGEQSVLRLRDGGKGFPSGGILKWRCKTNQESMMPIRVNCWPSPGRDSTTVNLEYDSLVGYELKSVFIVIPNPTSNAPIINQFDGLYEYDNKQKCVIWKIPLIDDSNRQGSMEFSVKGNTQSFFPVKIQFTASQTICDTTVGSVFVEDSNQSTNFSTETTLSVDTYEIK
- the ints3 gene encoding integrator complex subunit 3; translated protein: MMNQQQQQQQPPTTSPTQQQQLTQLQTHQYFQNKFKLFYKRELDEADPLEIYWRECYDKIELLLLNSSEAEINNYLIEKSASVESSGNNDQSNKFHTEVTIGFLYAILLGSPQNIALSHQYFKSLTFFTKDSLALFCSLLKKLIADKFQKLNDTPRQQVVWIINELIATNHQDCESVTSIILRHIYGGNFTSKNLSLSHSMLNMFLTHRQWLNSRPLLIPTILYNFLRLIQDHISRPQGLHNPTHLKDEINFCLDLLKNKFQECLVIGRDLIRLLQYLSTKTIEFEQLWKDLNSKPTTFAPGYYDIIQSMKTPTPKHFLQSRLSPEMELQVLYILKEVKFGNQKRYQQWFVTKYLVTPESESLIPDIIRYICCVYHPPNHVLCSDIVPRWAIIGWLLKHCKSDAWRNYSKLSLFLDWLYFEPKIDSIMNIEPAILLMAGSVKKYADMTIDLVEFIVGTLLDSYDIQRKDAIRQGIHNSFATVLEKGVVQSLSHVFPPDSLGPSLFEKVKHYFHQFLTNSPIHQLHSQQQQLQQQQLQQPQQPQQQQQPPQYKPYPQQPINKQLPLQMSPQQQSQQQLQQQQLQQQLQQQQQQQQPPQQPPPQQQPQQQPPQQQPQQQPQQQQPQLNISTGNLPNIQQPMVKSPPLSSNTLVSPTSSSSPTSSNLPTNNSRVLNKSGVDIHHVSNLSPQVISQKPQSQQTPSLHSSSQSVLQQKSPPLKETSLFEQQQPSQQLPSQIVKNSPPNLSMTNENISNPPPPPHAKISSDHASPLINSSNSNITTPNPDSQSQIPIPPPISQSPSTKNIDVIMSELNDEPPKLSKSSPTQSNIIVPPPTHKPPQTTISSSSPLLQPQTQPQPQTQPQPQTLQQSTTPSLSSSSTPTIPISPPLLPTQLEIDIQPPPPPPSSQPLQPPPPPPPSQNIKDETLNSLIELNSSIKLDEEIKMEIPDILLTIGSKPQFQPTNITITLGSILSNFNEKISKQPNITLQNELTDSLTQYLSQVLKPELQIDLSTTPSLLSLFCNFQVIHHIFRATFSPTDNSITTTTTTTAAATTTTTTTPTIVKPMFNILKELYKIYPSIGFKIMIWSIITSPGGLNITNNGCTYIYPDIECDNSFSNSDDNESTNNNNNGVEQKPQQQQQQQQQQQINENTHNNNNNNNNNNNNNNNNNNENNITNNSQNITIKEESIFKIEKLLESVQDSNGNRNILGNYLNFHSNLLGGQPPPPPPPQQPNKIVEQIISDCIEANNVGAFNYLVPILYKSFSNLLVGNSDFLYLVLSCINPRQHFRICNKISMGEFRVFGNEMKSLISQSFKWESFEQNYLWQMLIAEDSVYSGMIVKEYPFIISKLDPYNNSEVLQNLTITLKETKFYDFNIFSETLLLNDYFYTFVFCLFSFWLKNNTTQTFNYINQIFDFYLSNNNNNNNNNRKLVERILYFYNIFLKKYGEERIKWSDMIDSDRVSKVLQRSTNSNLFQKYSNLGSLVLPSQSSNIKNDNNPTLSKHQNSDDDSNPKKRFRKE
- a CDS encoding LYR motif-containing protein; its protein translation is MEVSKKRVVLSLYRELIYYSKLITNKEEKISKLNLIKSTFKKNKSIPETETEKIDKLIEDGQKKLSFLKIMTPREFAKSYKTTGVYRFEDGKWIEGNEEKKSKRQYLDHGIDIMDLRRHNHLVKRMQFLDRR